In a single window of the Drosophila albomicans strain 15112-1751.03 chromosome 3, ASM965048v2, whole genome shotgun sequence genome:
- the LOC117567911 gene encoding uncharacterized protein LOC117567911 isoform X4 gives MLVAFHSSPFSAPLQQGIPNRGFELDVDILFTDSDSYDFAQGTKNLCEFHINASNPDDVLFSRRGRMGRIVSPRHTLPPNTTCTYHFHGYPGDLIWLSFTSYNLQILQQAIHDNNTLGRSDLPPWITRLRMWDSYGTYLPIKSTSVTTGQPPPPPPVASSADGGKPTLLNQSNYGSYYYSASNPKLNRNLRVNIDNAWNPVDTYIYGPTQSSVFNQENKYSGYQGSGVGGGAGAPGSAAGKQLGGIKDSLNYISSGKSGRDGQGASAAAVVSSDRQSAVSLMSTKGKRRLMLEIYDYETPKLCDHTAIGSGVSGSSALMGGNKQRPCSPLESYVSTGRDLKLEFHTHTGTALFPAQFALNYEFVDTEQGGDAWPGRRGEDPVPPLCSRVFRKRKGNIQVPRNVFLYGRGGAKNITCLYRFEAGTSERVKLVLHNVSFGEGTACTTDSDLHTGRPRCNQLDPEGRITELRLYDVPFRDVKIQLGCFCDNSSALYSNAPLTFVSHSRVMELTFTVSKLNISEDFADVFFSASYEYKRQPDCRKQLKLKGAGGEDELKYPLKTQDASCEGLAWYVEAQSPERSLFVQTWGSYLPVDPTSEDAMRCHTKNRLMVYSGRPLKPMRVVCPAQSGPRPTSLHIFSEDWTNGQPLFMNKPMSLVLEPILKEPGDIAFTWLEIHRTKNALLQQLDLHVNASVTTGMGTPPSSGGGGGAGGAGSGGAVVGTGSAGVAGAGGIATSSAANETLNEFGFYPKESDCEYKCPEIDACIAASLWCDGHHNCPSGFDESEEECGTARKLLELPGGVFAALGCIAAALTACLIFCMFGLMRKRKKSVVQKSGGFMNGANGNGNMPAACNIGTLKKDFKKEALYIDPAS, from the exons ATGATGTGCTGTTCTCACGTCGCGGCCGCATGGGACGCATTGTGAGTCCGCGTCACACGCTTCCGCCGAACACAACATGCACGTACCACTTTCACGGATATCCTGGTGACCTGATTTGGTTATCGTTCACCAGCTACAATCTGCAGATACTGCAGCAGGCGATACACGACAACAATACGTTGGGACGG AGCGATCTGCCGCCTTGGATAACCCGACTGCGCATGTGGGACAGTTATGGCACCTACCTGCCCATAAAGTCGACTAGTGTGACCACCGGACAACCGCCACCACCGCCCCCCGTTGCCTCCTCGGCTGATGGCGGCAAACCGACGCTGCTGAATCAAAGCAACTACGGTAGCTATTATTACAGTGCCAGTAATCCGAAATTGAATCGCAATCTACGCGTCAACATCGACAATGCCTGGAATCCCGTTGACACCTACATCTATGGTCCCAcccagtcgagtgtgttcaaTCAGGAGAACAAGTACAGTGGCTATCAAGGTAGCGGAGTCGGAGGTGGAGCTGGAGCTCCAGGCTCGGCCGCTGGCAAACAATTGGGCGGCATCAAGGATAGTCTCAACTACATATCGAGTGGCAAGTCGGGGCGAGATGGCCAAGGTGCTTCGGCAGCTGCAGTTGTCAGTTCGGACAGACAGAGTGCCGTCTCCTTGATGAGCACCAAGGGCAAGCGTCGCCTAATGCTTGAGATCTACGACTACGAGACGCCCAAGTTGTGCGATCACACGGCAATTGGCAGCGGagtcagcggcagcagcgccCTCATGGGTGGCAACAAGCAACGGCCCTGCAGTCCACTAGAGAGCTACGTGAGCACGGGCAGAGATCTG AAACTGGAatttcacacgcacacaggcACCGCGCTCTTTCCGGCTCAATTTGCGCTCAACTACGAGTTTGTGGACACGGAACAAGGGGGCGACGCATGGCCCGGTAGGCGTGGCGAGGATCCAGTGCCGCCGCTGTGTTCGCGTGTATTTCGCAAGCGAAAAGGCAACATTCAGGTGCCAAGGAATGTGTTTCTCTACGGCCGAGGCGGGGCCAAGAACATCACATGCTTGTATCGCTTCGAGGCGGGCACTTCGGAGCGTGTCAAGCTGGTGCTGCACAATGTGTCCTTTGGCGAGGGCACCGCCTGTACCACAGACTCGGATCTACATACGGGCAGGCCACGCTGCAATCAACTGGATCCCGAGGGACGCATCACCGAGCTGCGTCTGTACGATGTGCCCTTCCGGGATGTCAAGATACAATTGGGCTGCTTCTGTGATAATTCCAGCGCCTTGTACAGCAATGCCCCGCTGACCTTTGTCTCGCACTCGCGGGTCATGGAGCTGACCTTTACCGTCAGCAAACTGAACATTTCCGAGGACTTTGCCGATGTCTTCTTCTCGGCCTCGTATGAGTACAAACGCCAGCCGGACTGTCGCAagcagctgaaactgaagGGCGCTGGTGGCGAGGATGAGTTGAAGTATCCGCTTAAGACACAAGATGCCAGCTGCGAGGGCTTGGCCTGGTATGTCGAGGCTCAGTCCCCGGAACGTTCACTCTTTGTGCAGACCTGGGGCTCCTATTTGCCCGTCGATCCCACCTCTGAGGATGCCATGCGCTGTCACACGAAGAATCGTCTGATGGTCTACTCGGGTCGACCTCTGAAACCGATGCGTGTTGTTTGCCCAGCACAAAGTGGCCCGAGGCCAACGTCGCTGCACATATTCTCTGAGGACTGGACCAACGGCCAACCATTGTTCATGAACAA ACCCATGAGCTTGGTGCTGGAGCCCATACTCAAGGAGCCCGGGGACATTGCCTTCACATGGCTGGAGATTCATCGCACGAAGAAtgcgctgctgcagcaattgGACCTGCATGTGAATGCAAGCGTAACCACTGGCATGGGAACACCACCCAGcagtggtggtggtggtggtgctggTGGTGCGGGCAGCGGTGGTGCTGTGGTGGGCACAGGCAGTGCCGGAGTTGCCGGCGCCGGAGGCATTGCGACCAGCTCGGCAGCCAATGAGACGCTCAACGAATTTGGTTTCTATCCCAAGGAGTCGGACTGCGAGTACAAATGTCCTGAAATTGATGCATGCATTGCGGCCAGTCTGTGGTGTGATG GTCATCACAACTGTCCCAGCGGCTTCGATGAGTCCGAGGAGGAGTGCGGCACGGCGCGTAAACTGCTCGAGCTGCCCGGCGGCGTCTTTGCGGCATTGGGTTGCATCGCAGCCGCTTTGACCGCCTGCCTCATATTCTGCATGTTTGGACTGATGCGCAAGCGAAAAAAGTCGGTGGTACAGAAGAGCGGCGGCTTCATGAATGgtgccaatggcaatggcaatatGCCAGCTGCCTGCAATATTGGCACACTGAAGAAGGACTTCAAGAAGGAGGCGCTCTACATCGATCCGGCGTCCTGA
- the LOC117567911 gene encoding uncharacterized protein LOC117567911 isoform X5 — MAARPMIPSWLNTVVATGCPALCHVAQKCLWLSIPAPSRRLCNKAFRIVASNWMWIYYLQTRIHMILHRARKISVNFTLMHRIPSDLPPWITRLRMWDSYGTYLPIKSTSVTTGQPPPPPPVASSADGGKPTLLNQSNYGSYYYSASNPKLNRNLRVNIDNAWNPVDTYIYGPTQSSVFNQENKYSGYQGSGVGGGAGAPGSAAGKQLGGIKDSLNYISSGKSGRDGQGASAAAVVSSDRQSAVSLMSTKGKRRLMLEIYDYETPKLCDHTAIGSGVSGSSALMGGNKQRPCSPLESYVSTGRDLKLEFHTHTGTALFPAQFALNYEFVDTEQGGDAWPGRRGEDPVPPLCSRVFRKRKGNIQVPRNVFLYGRGGAKNITCLYRFEAGTSERVKLVLHNVSFGEGTACTTDSDLHTGRPRCNQLDPEGRITELRLYDVPFRDVKIQLGCFCDNSSALYSNAPLTFVSHSRVMELTFTVSKLNISEDFADVFFSASYEYKRQPDCRKQLKLKGAGGEDELKYPLKTQDASCEGLAWYVEAQSPERSLFVQTWGSYLPVDPTSEDAMRCHTKNRLMVYSGRPLKPMRVVCPAQSGPRPTSLHIFSEDWTNGQPLFMNKPMSLVLEPILKEPGDIAFTWLEIHRTKNALLQQLDLHVNASVTTGMGTPPSSGGGGGAGGAGSGGAVVGTGSAGVAGAGGIATSSAANETLNEFGFYPKESDCEYKCPEIDACIAASLWCDGHHNCPSGFDESEEECGTARKLLELPGGVFAALGCIAAALTACLIFCMFGLMRKRKKSVVQKSGGFMNGANGNGNMPAACNIGTLKKDFKKEALYIDPAS; from the exons AGCGATCTGCCGCCTTGGATAACCCGACTGCGCATGTGGGACAGTTATGGCACCTACCTGCCCATAAAGTCGACTAGTGTGACCACCGGACAACCGCCACCACCGCCCCCCGTTGCCTCCTCGGCTGATGGCGGCAAACCGACGCTGCTGAATCAAAGCAACTACGGTAGCTATTATTACAGTGCCAGTAATCCGAAATTGAATCGCAATCTACGCGTCAACATCGACAATGCCTGGAATCCCGTTGACACCTACATCTATGGTCCCAcccagtcgagtgtgttcaaTCAGGAGAACAAGTACAGTGGCTATCAAGGTAGCGGAGTCGGAGGTGGAGCTGGAGCTCCAGGCTCGGCCGCTGGCAAACAATTGGGCGGCATCAAGGATAGTCTCAACTACATATCGAGTGGCAAGTCGGGGCGAGATGGCCAAGGTGCTTCGGCAGCTGCAGTTGTCAGTTCGGACAGACAGAGTGCCGTCTCCTTGATGAGCACCAAGGGCAAGCGTCGCCTAATGCTTGAGATCTACGACTACGAGACGCCCAAGTTGTGCGATCACACGGCAATTGGCAGCGGagtcagcggcagcagcgccCTCATGGGTGGCAACAAGCAACGGCCCTGCAGTCCACTAGAGAGCTACGTGAGCACGGGCAGAGATCTG AAACTGGAatttcacacgcacacaggcACCGCGCTCTTTCCGGCTCAATTTGCGCTCAACTACGAGTTTGTGGACACGGAACAAGGGGGCGACGCATGGCCCGGTAGGCGTGGCGAGGATCCAGTGCCGCCGCTGTGTTCGCGTGTATTTCGCAAGCGAAAAGGCAACATTCAGGTGCCAAGGAATGTGTTTCTCTACGGCCGAGGCGGGGCCAAGAACATCACATGCTTGTATCGCTTCGAGGCGGGCACTTCGGAGCGTGTCAAGCTGGTGCTGCACAATGTGTCCTTTGGCGAGGGCACCGCCTGTACCACAGACTCGGATCTACATACGGGCAGGCCACGCTGCAATCAACTGGATCCCGAGGGACGCATCACCGAGCTGCGTCTGTACGATGTGCCCTTCCGGGATGTCAAGATACAATTGGGCTGCTTCTGTGATAATTCCAGCGCCTTGTACAGCAATGCCCCGCTGACCTTTGTCTCGCACTCGCGGGTCATGGAGCTGACCTTTACCGTCAGCAAACTGAACATTTCCGAGGACTTTGCCGATGTCTTCTTCTCGGCCTCGTATGAGTACAAACGCCAGCCGGACTGTCGCAagcagctgaaactgaagGGCGCTGGTGGCGAGGATGAGTTGAAGTATCCGCTTAAGACACAAGATGCCAGCTGCGAGGGCTTGGCCTGGTATGTCGAGGCTCAGTCCCCGGAACGTTCACTCTTTGTGCAGACCTGGGGCTCCTATTTGCCCGTCGATCCCACCTCTGAGGATGCCATGCGCTGTCACACGAAGAATCGTCTGATGGTCTACTCGGGTCGACCTCTGAAACCGATGCGTGTTGTTTGCCCAGCACAAAGTGGCCCGAGGCCAACGTCGCTGCACATATTCTCTGAGGACTGGACCAACGGCCAACCATTGTTCATGAACAA ACCCATGAGCTTGGTGCTGGAGCCCATACTCAAGGAGCCCGGGGACATTGCCTTCACATGGCTGGAGATTCATCGCACGAAGAAtgcgctgctgcagcaattgGACCTGCATGTGAATGCAAGCGTAACCACTGGCATGGGAACACCACCCAGcagtggtggtggtggtggtgctggTGGTGCGGGCAGCGGTGGTGCTGTGGTGGGCACAGGCAGTGCCGGAGTTGCCGGCGCCGGAGGCATTGCGACCAGCTCGGCAGCCAATGAGACGCTCAACGAATTTGGTTTCTATCCCAAGGAGTCGGACTGCGAGTACAAATGTCCTGAAATTGATGCATGCATTGCGGCCAGTCTGTGGTGTGATG GTCATCACAACTGTCCCAGCGGCTTCGATGAGTCCGAGGAGGAGTGCGGCACGGCGCGTAAACTGCTCGAGCTGCCCGGCGGCGTCTTTGCGGCATTGGGTTGCATCGCAGCCGCTTTGACCGCCTGCCTCATATTCTGCATGTTTGGACTGATGCGCAAGCGAAAAAAGTCGGTGGTACAGAAGAGCGGCGGCTTCATGAATGgtgccaatggcaatggcaatatGCCAGCTGCCTGCAATATTGGCACACTGAAGAAGGACTTCAAGAAGGAGGCGCTCTACATCGATCCGGCGTCCTGA
- the LOC117567911 gene encoding uncharacterized protein LOC117567911 isoform X6 produces the protein MSSSIRRLPLLALLDLPFSKPLAQKCLWLSIPAPSRRLCNKAFRIVASNWMWIYYLQTRIHMILHRARKISVNFTLMHRIPSDLPPWITRLRMWDSYGTYLPIKSTSVTTGQPPPPPPVASSADGGKPTLLNQSNYGSYYYSASNPKLNRNLRVNIDNAWNPVDTYIYGPTQSSVFNQENKYSGYQGSGVGGGAGAPGSAAGKQLGGIKDSLNYISSGKSGRDGQGASAAAVVSSDRQSAVSLMSTKGKRRLMLEIYDYETPKLCDHTAIGSGVSGSSALMGGNKQRPCSPLESYVSTGRDLKLEFHTHTGTALFPAQFALNYEFVDTEQGGDAWPGRRGEDPVPPLCSRVFRKRKGNIQVPRNVFLYGRGGAKNITCLYRFEAGTSERVKLVLHNVSFGEGTACTTDSDLHTGRPRCNQLDPEGRITELRLYDVPFRDVKIQLGCFCDNSSALYSNAPLTFVSHSRVMELTFTVSKLNISEDFADVFFSASYEYKRQPDCRKQLKLKGAGGEDELKYPLKTQDASCEGLAWYVEAQSPERSLFVQTWGSYLPVDPTSEDAMRCHTKNRLMVYSGRPLKPMRVVCPAQSGPRPTSLHIFSEDWTNGQPLFMNKPMSLVLEPILKEPGDIAFTWLEIHRTKNALLQQLDLHVNASVTTGMGTPPSSGGGGGAGGAGSGGAVVGTGSAGVAGAGGIATSSAANETLNEFGFYPKESDCEYKCPEIDACIAASLWCDGHHNCPSGFDESEEECGTARKLLELPGGVFAALGCIAAALTACLIFCMFGLMRKRKKSVVQKSGGFMNGANGNGNMPAACNIGTLKKDFKKEALYIDPAS, from the exons AGCGATCTGCCGCCTTGGATAACCCGACTGCGCATGTGGGACAGTTATGGCACCTACCTGCCCATAAAGTCGACTAGTGTGACCACCGGACAACCGCCACCACCGCCCCCCGTTGCCTCCTCGGCTGATGGCGGCAAACCGACGCTGCTGAATCAAAGCAACTACGGTAGCTATTATTACAGTGCCAGTAATCCGAAATTGAATCGCAATCTACGCGTCAACATCGACAATGCCTGGAATCCCGTTGACACCTACATCTATGGTCCCAcccagtcgagtgtgttcaaTCAGGAGAACAAGTACAGTGGCTATCAAGGTAGCGGAGTCGGAGGTGGAGCTGGAGCTCCAGGCTCGGCCGCTGGCAAACAATTGGGCGGCATCAAGGATAGTCTCAACTACATATCGAGTGGCAAGTCGGGGCGAGATGGCCAAGGTGCTTCGGCAGCTGCAGTTGTCAGTTCGGACAGACAGAGTGCCGTCTCCTTGATGAGCACCAAGGGCAAGCGTCGCCTAATGCTTGAGATCTACGACTACGAGACGCCCAAGTTGTGCGATCACACGGCAATTGGCAGCGGagtcagcggcagcagcgccCTCATGGGTGGCAACAAGCAACGGCCCTGCAGTCCACTAGAGAGCTACGTGAGCACGGGCAGAGATCTG AAACTGGAatttcacacgcacacaggcACCGCGCTCTTTCCGGCTCAATTTGCGCTCAACTACGAGTTTGTGGACACGGAACAAGGGGGCGACGCATGGCCCGGTAGGCGTGGCGAGGATCCAGTGCCGCCGCTGTGTTCGCGTGTATTTCGCAAGCGAAAAGGCAACATTCAGGTGCCAAGGAATGTGTTTCTCTACGGCCGAGGCGGGGCCAAGAACATCACATGCTTGTATCGCTTCGAGGCGGGCACTTCGGAGCGTGTCAAGCTGGTGCTGCACAATGTGTCCTTTGGCGAGGGCACCGCCTGTACCACAGACTCGGATCTACATACGGGCAGGCCACGCTGCAATCAACTGGATCCCGAGGGACGCATCACCGAGCTGCGTCTGTACGATGTGCCCTTCCGGGATGTCAAGATACAATTGGGCTGCTTCTGTGATAATTCCAGCGCCTTGTACAGCAATGCCCCGCTGACCTTTGTCTCGCACTCGCGGGTCATGGAGCTGACCTTTACCGTCAGCAAACTGAACATTTCCGAGGACTTTGCCGATGTCTTCTTCTCGGCCTCGTATGAGTACAAACGCCAGCCGGACTGTCGCAagcagctgaaactgaagGGCGCTGGTGGCGAGGATGAGTTGAAGTATCCGCTTAAGACACAAGATGCCAGCTGCGAGGGCTTGGCCTGGTATGTCGAGGCTCAGTCCCCGGAACGTTCACTCTTTGTGCAGACCTGGGGCTCCTATTTGCCCGTCGATCCCACCTCTGAGGATGCCATGCGCTGTCACACGAAGAATCGTCTGATGGTCTACTCGGGTCGACCTCTGAAACCGATGCGTGTTGTTTGCCCAGCACAAAGTGGCCCGAGGCCAACGTCGCTGCACATATTCTCTGAGGACTGGACCAACGGCCAACCATTGTTCATGAACAA ACCCATGAGCTTGGTGCTGGAGCCCATACTCAAGGAGCCCGGGGACATTGCCTTCACATGGCTGGAGATTCATCGCACGAAGAAtgcgctgctgcagcaattgGACCTGCATGTGAATGCAAGCGTAACCACTGGCATGGGAACACCACCCAGcagtggtggtggtggtggtgctggTGGTGCGGGCAGCGGTGGTGCTGTGGTGGGCACAGGCAGTGCCGGAGTTGCCGGCGCCGGAGGCATTGCGACCAGCTCGGCAGCCAATGAGACGCTCAACGAATTTGGTTTCTATCCCAAGGAGTCGGACTGCGAGTACAAATGTCCTGAAATTGATGCATGCATTGCGGCCAGTCTGTGGTGTGATG GTCATCACAACTGTCCCAGCGGCTTCGATGAGTCCGAGGAGGAGTGCGGCACGGCGCGTAAACTGCTCGAGCTGCCCGGCGGCGTCTTTGCGGCATTGGGTTGCATCGCAGCCGCTTTGACCGCCTGCCTCATATTCTGCATGTTTGGACTGATGCGCAAGCGAAAAAAGTCGGTGGTACAGAAGAGCGGCGGCTTCATGAATGgtgccaatggcaatggcaatatGCCAGCTGCCTGCAATATTGGCACACTGAAGAAGGACTTCAAGAAGGAGGCGCTCTACATCGATCCGGCGTCCTGA